In the Elioraea tepida genome, one interval contains:
- a CDS encoding chorismate mutase: MPPEAPTDTPERNASGDAAAPADPAARLAALRAEIDRLDDLLHDTLMLRAAIVGELAASGLKRGPPYRPAREAQILRRLLARHRGRLPKPAVVGMWREMLAATVAMQGPFAVAVWNPEPGAGAVALAREQFGTVTPIRWMRSTAQVLHAVAEGEAQAGVLPLPADDPYAEGAHDPWWLALMRGERPALSVVARLPFVTLRAEGASRAAALVVAPIVPEPSGDDRSLVAFHADEGASRARIADRLSAAGLGLRGLVLHRPERGPVACLAEVDGLVEADDRRLAALVEGGAAIAAPVVIGAWPVPPPESAFLPSPE, from the coding sequence ATGCCGCCCGAGGCCCCGACCGACACGCCAGAGAGGAACGCCTCAGGCGACGCCGCCGCGCCCGCCGACCCGGCGGCACGGCTTGCCGCGCTCCGCGCCGAGATCGACCGGCTCGACGATCTTCTGCACGACACGCTGATGCTGCGTGCGGCGATCGTCGGTGAACTCGCTGCCTCCGGCCTCAAGCGCGGGCCGCCCTACCGGCCGGCGCGCGAGGCGCAGATCCTGCGGCGCCTGCTCGCCCGGCATCGCGGCCGGCTCCCGAAGCCGGCGGTGGTCGGGATGTGGCGGGAGATGCTCGCCGCGACCGTTGCGATGCAGGGGCCCTTTGCGGTCGCGGTCTGGAACCCCGAGCCCGGTGCGGGAGCGGTCGCTCTGGCGCGGGAGCAGTTCGGCACCGTCACCCCGATCCGCTGGATGCGCAGCACCGCGCAGGTGCTGCACGCGGTGGCCGAAGGCGAGGCGCAGGCGGGGGTGCTCCCGCTTCCCGCCGACGACCCGTACGCCGAGGGCGCCCATGACCCGTGGTGGCTCGCGCTGATGCGCGGGGAGCGGCCGGCGCTGTCGGTGGTCGCGCGGCTCCCCTTCGTCACCCTGCGCGCCGAGGGGGCGTCGCGCGCCGCCGCCCTCGTGGTGGCGCCGATCGTGCCGGAGCCCTCGGGCGACGACCGGAGCCTCGTCGCCTTCCACGCCGACGAGGGAGCGAGCCGGGCGCGGATCGCCGACCGGCTCTCCGCCGCCGGCCTCGGCCTGCGCGGGCTCGTGCTGCATCGGCCCGAACGCGGGCCGGTCGCGTGCCTTGCCGAGGTGGACGGGCTCGTCGAGGCCGATGACCGGCGTCTTGCCGCTCTCGTCGAGGGGGGCGCGGCGATCGCGGCGCCGGTGGTGATCGGCGCTTGGCCGGTGCCGCCGCCGGAGAGCGCCTTCCTTCCCAGCCCGGAGTGA
- a CDS encoding TlpA family protein disulfide reductase → MARSGTAMVAGRRALLAGAVTSAMSTLSGQGRAARPGVPELFEPPRPLPEFVFTDAAGRAHGVADFRGQVLVINLWATWCPPCVAEMPRLDRLQAMLAGIGVRVLALSQDRGGAPVVARFYEQTGVKQLGIWLDPRGAAARTLGARGLPTTLVVTRDGREAMRLVGEAEWDAPGMVRLIRAIAEAPYPEPAQPS, encoded by the coding sequence ATGGCGCGGTCCGGAACGGCGATGGTGGCGGGGCGCAGGGCGCTGCTCGCCGGTGCGGTGACCTCTGCCATGTCCACCTTGTCGGGGCAAGGAAGGGCGGCGCGCCCTGGCGTGCCGGAGCTGTTCGAGCCGCCGCGGCCGCTTCCCGAGTTCGTGTTCACCGATGCCGCGGGGCGCGCCCATGGCGTGGCCGATTTCCGCGGCCAGGTGCTCGTGATCAATCTCTGGGCCACCTGGTGCCCGCCCTGCGTCGCCGAGATGCCGAGGCTCGATCGGCTGCAGGCGATGCTGGCCGGCATCGGCGTGCGCGTGCTCGCGCTCTCGCAGGACCGTGGCGGTGCGCCGGTGGTCGCCCGCTTCTACGAGCAGACGGGGGTGAAGCAGCTCGGCATCTGGCTTGATCCCCGCGGCGCGGCCGCACGCACGCTTGGCGCGCGCGGGCTGCCGACCACGCTCGTCGTCACGCGCGACGGGCGCGAGGCGATGCGTCTCGTGGGCGAGGCGGAATGGGACGCGCCCGGGATGGTGCGGCTGATCCGCGCGATTGCCGAGGCGCCCTACCCGGAGCCCGCGCAGCCAAGCTGA
- a CDS encoding amino acid ABC transporter substrate-binding protein, whose protein sequence is MRHSMHAGIIAAAFTLGTAGFAAAQQAPTFDAVKARGVLNCGVSTGVAGFSNPDSQGVWRGLDVDGCRAVAAAMFGDASKVRYIGTTSQSRFPALQSGEVDLLVRTTTWTLAREASLGFQFAGINFYDGQAFMVKRSLGVTSAKQLDGATVCVQPGTTTELNLADYFRTNRMSFRAVVIENVEEIRNAFISGRCDVYTSDSSSLASFRATQGPNAEQYVMLPEIISKEPLGPVVRKGDQKWFDLVRWTFFAQIAAEELGVTSANVDQMLQSQNPEIQRLLGVTGGLGQMLGVDNRWAYNIIKQVGNFEEIWERNITPIGVPRGINALWTKGGLMYAPPIR, encoded by the coding sequence ATGCGACACAGCATGCACGCCGGCATCATTGCGGCAGCGTTCACACTTGGCACGGCCGGGTTCGCGGCCGCGCAGCAGGCACCAACGTTCGACGCCGTGAAGGCGCGCGGGGTTCTGAATTGCGGCGTCTCCACGGGCGTGGCCGGGTTCTCGAACCCCGACAGCCAGGGCGTGTGGCGCGGGCTCGACGTCGATGGCTGCCGTGCCGTCGCCGCCGCCATGTTCGGCGACGCCTCGAAGGTCCGTTACATCGGCACGACGAGCCAGAGCCGTTTCCCCGCGCTCCAGTCGGGCGAGGTGGACCTGCTCGTTCGCACCACGACCTGGACGCTCGCCCGCGAGGCGAGCCTCGGCTTCCAGTTCGCCGGCATCAACTTCTATGACGGCCAGGCCTTCATGGTGAAGCGCTCGCTCGGCGTCACCTCGGCCAAGCAGCTCGACGGCGCGACCGTGTGCGTGCAGCCCGGCACCACGACGGAGCTCAACCTCGCCGACTATTTCCGCACCAACCGGATGTCGTTTCGGGCGGTGGTGATCGAGAATGTCGAGGAGATCCGCAACGCCTTCATCTCCGGCCGCTGCGACGTCTACACCAGCGACAGCTCCTCGCTCGCCTCGTTCCGCGCCACCCAGGGGCCGAACGCGGAGCAGTACGTGATGCTGCCCGAGATCATCTCCAAGGAGCCGCTCGGGCCCGTCGTGCGCAAGGGCGACCAGAAGTGGTTCGACCTCGTGCGCTGGACCTTCTTCGCGCAGATCGCCGCCGAGGAGCTCGGCGTCACCTCGGCCAATGTCGACCAGATGCTCCAGAGCCAGAACCCCGAGATCCAGCGCCTGCTCGGCGTGACCGGCGGGCTCGGGCAGATGCTCGGCGTCGACAACCGCTGGGCCTACAACATCATCAAGCAGGTCGGGAATTTCGAGGAGATCTGGGAGCGCAACATCACCCCGATTGGCGTTCCCCGCGGCATCAACGCGCTGTGGACCAAGGGCGGGCTGATGTACGCGCCGCCGATCCGCTGA
- the hisC gene encoding histidinol-phosphate transaminase gives MPPVPRPGILEIAAYVGGEAKLGGHNRVIKLSSNEGALGPSPLAVAAYEAEKGEIHRYPDGGAAELRAAIGAAWGLDPERIVCGAGSDDLLCLLAQAYGGPGTETIVTEHAFAMHPIYARYAGSTVVTAAERGLTADVDAMLACVSPRTTLVLLANPNNPTGTMLPWEEVRRLRRGLPEHVLLVLDAAYAEYLDDPRCSAAIELVDEAGANTVMTRTFSKIYGLGGLRLGWAYAPAAIVDVLNRIRSPFNASRPAQAAAIAALADVRHVEASRAHNARWRRWLVEALAAHGIPVHGTEGNFVLADFAAAGRDAAAADAALRARGIIVRPMGGYGLPGCLRITIGTGEEMAAVAEAVAAFMSGTAGERARA, from the coding sequence ATGCCTCCTGTTCCCCGCCCCGGCATCCTCGAGATCGCGGCCTATGTCGGCGGTGAGGCCAAGCTCGGCGGGCACAACCGCGTCATCAAGCTCTCCTCGAACGAGGGGGCGCTGGGGCCGAGCCCGCTGGCTGTCGCCGCCTACGAGGCGGAGAAGGGGGAGATCCACCGCTACCCCGACGGCGGCGCGGCCGAGCTCCGCGCCGCGATCGGAGCCGCGTGGGGGCTCGACCCGGAGCGGATCGTCTGCGGCGCCGGGTCGGATGATCTCCTCTGCCTGCTCGCCCAGGCCTATGGCGGCCCCGGCACGGAGACGATCGTCACCGAGCATGCCTTCGCCATGCATCCGATCTACGCCCGCTACGCCGGCTCGACGGTGGTGACGGCGGCGGAGCGGGGGTTGACCGCGGATGTCGACGCGATGCTCGCCTGCGTCAGCCCGCGCACGACGCTCGTCCTGCTCGCCAACCCGAACAACCCGACCGGCACGATGCTTCCGTGGGAGGAAGTGAGGCGTCTACGCCGTGGCCTGCCCGAGCATGTGCTGCTCGTGCTCGATGCGGCCTATGCCGAGTATCTCGACGACCCGCGCTGCAGCGCCGCGATCGAGCTCGTCGACGAGGCGGGCGCGAACACGGTGATGACGCGCACCTTCTCCAAGATCTACGGCCTCGGGGGCTTGCGCCTCGGCTGGGCCTATGCTCCGGCGGCGATCGTCGATGTGCTCAACCGCATCCGGTCGCCCTTCAACGCCTCGCGCCCGGCCCAGGCGGCGGCGATCGCCGCCCTTGCCGACGTGCGGCACGTCGAGGCCTCGCGCGCGCACAACGCCCGCTGGCGCCGCTGGCTTGTCGAGGCGCTCGCCGCGCACGGCATCCCGGTGCATGGCACGGAGGGCAATTTCGTGCTCGCCGATTTCGCCGCCGCCGGGCGTGACGCTGCGGCCGCGGATGCCGCGCTCCGCGCGCGTGGGATCATCGTCCGGCCGATGGGCGGCTATGGCCTGCCAGGCTGCCTGCGGATCACCATCGGCACCGGGGAGGAGATGGCGGCGGTGGCCGAGGCCGTCGCCGCCTTCATGTCCGGAACGGCCGGGGAGCGGGCACGTGCCTGA
- the argH gene encoding argininosuccinate lyase, producing the protein MPDTSTATPQDPAPSGRDANALWGGRFAGGPAAIMQEINASIGFDQRMWRQDIAGSRAHAAMLAACGIISEADFAAISRGLDQVAAELEEGRFVFDPAQEDIHMAVEARLTELVGDAGRRLHTARSRNDQVALDLRLWVRDAIDALDRQIADLMRALLEQAERHHALPMPGFTHLQIGQPVTFGHHMLAYLEMLARDRGRFADCRARLNECPLGAAALAGTSFPVDRHMTARALGFDRPMANSLDAVSARDFALEFLAACSTCAMHLSRLAEEIVIWMSAPWRFIRLSDAFTTGSSIMPQKRNPDAAELVRAKTGRITGAFVALTMVMKGLPLAYGKDMQEDKEKVFDAADSLALSLAATAGMVRDMVPEPENLRRWAGAGFATATDLADWLVRTLNLPFRTAHHVTGRLVAMAEAKGCDLLELTLAEMQSVEPRITEAVFGVLTVEQSIASRTCYGGTAPANVAAQAAEWRRRLGA; encoded by the coding sequence ATGCCAGACACCTCCACCGCCACCCCGCAGGATCCCGCACCCTCCGGCCGCGACGCGAATGCCCTGTGGGGCGGACGCTTCGCCGGCGGCCCGGCCGCGATCATGCAGGAGATCAACGCCTCGATCGGGTTCGATCAAAGGATGTGGCGCCAGGACATCGCCGGGTCCAGGGCGCACGCGGCCATGCTCGCCGCCTGCGGCATCATCTCCGAGGCCGATTTCGCCGCCATCTCGCGCGGACTTGATCAGGTCGCGGCCGAGCTCGAAGAGGGGCGCTTCGTCTTCGACCCCGCCCAGGAGGACATCCACATGGCGGTGGAGGCGCGGCTGACCGAGCTCGTCGGCGATGCCGGGCGGCGCCTGCATACGGCGAGAAGCCGAAACGACCAGGTGGCGCTCGACCTCCGGCTCTGGGTGCGGGATGCGATCGATGCGCTCGACCGGCAGATCGCCGATCTGATGCGCGCCCTGCTCGAGCAGGCCGAGCGTCACCATGCCCTGCCGATGCCGGGCTTCACCCACCTCCAGATCGGCCAGCCGGTCACCTTCGGCCACCACATGCTCGCCTATCTCGAGATGCTCGCGCGCGACCGCGGCCGCTTCGCCGATTGCCGCGCGCGGCTCAACGAGTGCCCGCTCGGTGCGGCCGCTCTCGCCGGCACATCCTTCCCCGTGGACCGGCACATGACGGCGCGTGCGTTGGGCTTCGACCGGCCGATGGCGAACAGCCTCGACGCCGTCTCGGCGCGGGATTTCGCGCTCGAGTTCCTCGCCGCCTGCTCGACCTGCGCGATGCACCTCTCGAGGCTTGCCGAGGAGATCGTGATCTGGATGTCCGCGCCCTGGCGGTTCATCCGCCTCTCGGACGCCTTCACCACCGGCTCTTCGATCATGCCGCAGAAGCGCAACCCCGATGCGGCTGAGCTCGTGCGCGCCAAGACCGGGCGGATCACTGGCGCCTTCGTCGCGCTGACGATGGTGATGAAGGGCCTGCCGCTCGCCTACGGCAAGGACATGCAGGAGGACAAGGAGAAGGTGTTCGATGCGGCCGACAGCCTCGCGCTCTCGCTTGCCGCGACTGCCGGAATGGTCCGCGACATGGTGCCGGAGCCCGAGAACCTCCGCCGCTGGGCCGGGGCGGGCTTCGCCACCGCGACCGACCTCGCCGACTGGCTCGTCCGCACGCTGAACCTACCGTTCCGCACCGCCCACCACGTGACCGGGCGGCTGGTCGCGATGGCCGAGGCGAAGGGGTGTGATCTCTTGGAGCTGACGCTTGCGGAGATGCAGTCGGTCGAGCCGCGCATCACCGAGGCCGTGTTCGGCGTGCTGACGGTCGAGCAGTCGATCGCCTCGCGCACTTGTTACGGCGGCACCGCTCCGGCCAACGTGGCTGCGCAGGCGGCGGAATGGCGCCGGAGGCTCGGGGCATGA
- the lptM gene encoding LPS translocon maturation chaperone LptM produces MSGRRSVVAVALAALSLAACGKRGDPVPPGPDAAVTYPRTYPREEGEPPLAPPPGSVFPQSSRGVRGGP; encoded by the coding sequence ATGAGCGGGCGGCGCTCCGTTGTTGCGGTTGCCCTCGCCGCCCTTTCCCTGGCAGCCTGCGGCAAGCGGGGTGACCCCGTCCCGCCAGGGCCGGACGCGGCCGTCACCTACCCGCGCACCTATCCGCGCGAGGAGGGCGAGCCTCCGCTCGCACCACCGCCCGGGTCGGTGTTCCCGCAATCGAGCAGGGGGGTGAGGGGAGGGCCATGA
- the metX gene encoding homoserine O-acetyltransferase MetX: MQRAAPAPALGDAVAHQTETFAEGLRLDCGTLLRPLKVAYRTYGRLNESRSNAILICHALTGDQYVAERHPVTGKPGWWEIMVGPGRPIDTNRFFVICANVLGGCMGSSGPPSEMTDAEGRPQGRPWGTAFPPVTIRDMVRAQAMLIERLGIPKLFSVIGGSMGGMQVLEWAALFPGRVFSAIPIATAAWHSAQNIAFHEIGRQAIHADPNFHGGEYWRHGTIPARGLAVARMTAHITYLSEQALARKFGRRLRTGPMLTFDNDLFEVESYLQHQGSTFVQRFDANSYLTITRAMDFFDLAAEHGGSLGEAFRATPVRFCVISFSSDWLFPTAMSREIVRALNAAAANVSFVEITSDKGHDAFLLDEPDLFRTVSGFLKGAAERWSRG; this comes from the coding sequence ATGCAGAGGGCCGCGCCTGCGCCGGCGCTCGGGGACGCCGTCGCCCACCAGACCGAGACCTTCGCCGAAGGCCTCAGGCTCGACTGCGGCACGCTCCTGCGCCCGCTCAAAGTCGCCTACCGCACCTACGGCAGGCTGAACGAGAGCCGCTCCAACGCCATCCTGATCTGCCATGCGCTCACCGGCGACCAGTATGTCGCCGAGCGGCACCCGGTCACCGGCAAGCCCGGCTGGTGGGAGATCATGGTCGGCCCCGGCAGGCCGATCGACACCAACCGCTTCTTCGTCATCTGCGCCAATGTGCTCGGCGGCTGCATGGGCTCCTCCGGCCCGCCCTCTGAGATGACCGATGCCGAGGGCCGTCCGCAGGGGCGCCCCTGGGGCACGGCCTTCCCACCCGTCACCATACGCGACATGGTCCGCGCCCAGGCGATGCTGATCGAGCGGCTCGGCATCCCGAAGCTCTTCTCGGTGATCGGCGGCTCAATGGGCGGGATGCAGGTGCTCGAGTGGGCCGCCCTCTTCCCGGGCCGGGTGTTCTCGGCGATCCCGATCGCGACCGCCGCCTGGCACAGCGCGCAGAACATCGCCTTCCACGAGATCGGCCGTCAGGCGATCCACGCCGACCCGAACTTCCACGGCGGCGAGTACTGGCGCCACGGGACCATCCCCGCGCGCGGGCTCGCGGTCGCGCGGATGACCGCGCACATCACCTATCTCTCCGAACAGGCGCTCGCGCGGAAGTTCGGGCGGCGGCTTCGCACCGGCCCGATGCTCACTTTCGACAACGACCTGTTCGAGGTCGAGAGCTATCTCCAGCACCAGGGCAGCACCTTCGTCCAGCGCTTCGATGCGAACTCGTATCTGACCATCACCCGGGCGATGGACTTCTTCGACCTCGCGGCCGAGCATGGCGGGTCTCTCGGCGAGGCCTTCCGTGCCACCCCGGTGCGGTTCTGCGTGATCTCCTTCTCCTCCGACTGGCTGTTCCCGACCGCGATGAGCCGCGAGATCGTGCGCGCGCTGAACGCCGCGGCGGCGAATGTGAGCTTCGTCGAGATCACCTCCGACAAGGGCCACGACGCCTTCCTGCTCGACGAGCCCGACCTGTTCCGCACCGTCTCGGGGTTCCTCAAGGGCGCTGCGGAGCGCTGGTCCCGTGGCTGA
- a CDS encoding prephenate/arogenate dehydrogenase family protein, with product MPDAPFRRLALIGIGLIGSSLARAAKEKGGIADEVVATARSAATRDTVRRLGIVDRVEDTAAAAVAGADCVMLCAPVGAFADIAAAIAPHLARDAVLTDVGSTKGSVIRDVGPYVPDHAHFVPGHPIAGTEHSGPEAGFATLFEGRYAILTPPPGTDEAAVAKVATLWRNAGSMVEIMEPQHHDKVFAIVSHLPHLIAFTICGTADDLEEESRQAVLRFAASGFRDFTRIAASDPEMWRDVFLNNREALLEMAQRFTEDMTAMARAVRWGDASYIEDKIARGRRIRRRLIELRQA from the coding sequence GTGCCTGACGCGCCGTTCCGGCGGCTCGCCCTGATCGGGATCGGGCTGATCGGCTCCTCGCTCGCGCGTGCGGCGAAGGAGAAGGGCGGCATCGCCGACGAGGTGGTGGCAACCGCGCGGTCCGCCGCCACGCGCGACACCGTCCGCCGCCTCGGCATCGTCGACCGGGTGGAGGACACCGCGGCGGCGGCGGTCGCGGGTGCCGATTGCGTGATGCTCTGCGCCCCGGTCGGCGCCTTCGCCGACATTGCCGCCGCGATCGCCCCGCATCTTGCGCGCGACGCGGTGCTGACCGATGTCGGCTCGACCAAAGGCAGCGTGATCCGCGATGTCGGCCCCTACGTGCCGGACCATGCGCACTTCGTTCCCGGGCACCCAATTGCAGGAACGGAACATTCCGGGCCGGAAGCGGGGTTCGCGACCCTGTTCGAGGGGCGCTACGCCATCCTCACCCCGCCGCCCGGGACGGACGAGGCGGCGGTCGCGAAGGTCGCGACGCTGTGGCGCAACGCAGGCTCGATGGTCGAGATCATGGAGCCTCAGCACCACGACAAGGTGTTCGCGATCGTCTCGCACCTGCCGCACCTGATCGCCTTCACCATCTGCGGCACGGCAGACGACCTCGAGGAGGAGAGCCGCCAGGCGGTGCTGCGCTTCGCCGCCTCGGGCTTCCGCGACTTCACGCGGATCGCGGCCTCCGACCCGGAGATGTGGCGCGACGTGTTTCTCAACAACCGCGAGGCGCTGCTCGAGATGGCGCAGCGCTTCACCGAGGACATGACGGCGATGGCGCGCGCGGTGCGCTGGGGCGACGCCTCCTATATCGAGGACAAGATCGCCCGCGGCCGGCGCATCCGGCGTCGCCTGATCGAGCTCAGGCAGGCCTGA
- a CDS encoding amino acid ABC transporter substrate-binding protein produces the protein MHRDLSKRLGATALAAALCLGLAGTASAQAPQANTFDVIKARGQIVCGVNTGLAGFAAPDSQGVWRGLDVDLCRAVAAAMFGDASKVRFVPTTAQQRFTALQSGEVDLLARNTTWTLSRDTSLGFNFVGINFYDGQGFMVKRSLGLKSAKELDGATICVQPGTTTELNLADWFRANNLRFTPVVIERLEEVNQAFFSGRCDAFTTDVSGLAAVRSTQGPRAEEYVILPEVISKEPLGPVVRHGDSRWADLVRWVHFAMVEAEELGLTSANIDQHLNSQNPAIQRFVGAAGGLGQMLGVDNRWAYNIVKQVGNYGESYARNVTPIGIPRGQNELWTKGGQMYAPPMR, from the coding sequence ATGCACCGTGACCTATCCAAACGGCTCGGGGCGACGGCCCTCGCCGCGGCGCTCTGCCTCGGCCTCGCCGGAACCGCCTCGGCCCAGGCTCCTCAGGCAAACACCTTCGACGTGATCAAGGCTCGCGGCCAGATCGTCTGCGGCGTCAACACGGGCCTTGCCGGCTTCGCCGCGCCCGACAGCCAGGGCGTGTGGCGCGGCCTCGACGTCGATCTCTGCCGCGCCGTCGCCGCCGCCATGTTCGGCGACGCCTCGAAGGTCCGCTTCGTGCCGACCACGGCGCAGCAGCGCTTCACCGCCCTGCAGTCGGGCGAGGTGGACTTGCTCGCACGCAACACCACCTGGACGCTCTCGCGCGACACCTCGCTCGGTTTCAACTTCGTCGGCATCAACTTCTATGATGGCCAGGGCTTCATGGTGAAGCGCAGCCTCGGCCTCAAGAGCGCGAAGGAACTCGACGGCGCAACGATCTGCGTCCAGCCGGGCACCACCACCGAGCTCAACCTCGCCGACTGGTTCCGCGCCAACAATCTCCGTTTCACGCCGGTGGTGATCGAGCGGCTCGAGGAGGTGAACCAGGCCTTCTTCTCCGGCCGCTGCGATGCGTTCACCACCGACGTCTCCGGCCTCGCCGCGGTGCGCTCGACCCAAGGGCCGCGTGCGGAGGAGTACGTGATCCTGCCGGAGGTGATCTCGAAGGAGCCGCTCGGGCCGGTGGTCCGGCACGGTGACAGCCGCTGGGCCGACCTCGTGCGCTGGGTCCATTTCGCGATGGTCGAGGCCGAGGAGCTCGGCCTGACCTCGGCCAACATCGACCAGCACCTCAACAGCCAGAACCCGGCGATCCAGCGCTTCGTGGGCGCCGCTGGAGGGTTGGGCCAGATGCTCGGCGTCGACAACCGCTGGGCTTACAACATCGTCAAGCAGGTCGGGAACTACGGCGAGAGCTACGCCCGGAACGTCACCCCGATCGGCATCCCGCGCGGCCAGAACGAGCTCTGGACCAAAGGCGGGCAGATGTACGCGCCGCCGATGCGCTGA
- the metW gene encoding methionine biosynthesis protein MetW has product MADGEPNLRSGRPLSDRLDLRLIAEMVEPRSRVLDIGCGDGALLDILVHERGVDGRGIEIDMREVAAAVAQGLAVIHADADTDLAFYPDAAFDYVILSRTLQATERPREVLAQMLRIGRRAIVSFPNFGHWRVRLALVTTGRMPRTPALDRPWYDTPNIHLCTISDFFDLCAMDGYVVERWLGVDDQGKRTPWRRNRRLANLFAEQGLFLLRRR; this is encoded by the coding sequence GTGGCTGACGGCGAGCCGAACCTCCGCAGCGGACGGCCGCTGTCCGACCGGCTCGACCTCAGGCTGATCGCCGAGATGGTCGAGCCGCGCTCGCGCGTGCTCGACATCGGCTGCGGCGATGGCGCGCTGCTCGACATCCTCGTGCACGAGCGCGGGGTCGACGGGCGTGGGATCGAGATCGACATGCGCGAGGTCGCCGCCGCCGTGGCCCAGGGGCTCGCCGTCATCCACGCTGACGCCGACACCGACCTCGCCTTCTATCCTGACGCCGCCTTCGACTACGTCATCCTCTCCCGCACGCTGCAGGCCACGGAACGGCCACGCGAGGTTCTGGCGCAGATGCTCAGGATCGGCCGCCGCGCGATCGTCTCCTTCCCGAATTTCGGGCACTGGCGGGTGCGGCTTGCGCTCGTCACCACGGGGCGGATGCCGCGCACGCCCGCGCTCGACCGCCCCTGGTACGACACGCCCAACATCCACCTCTGTACGATCAGCGACTTCTTCGACCTCTGCGCGATGGACGGCTACGTGGTCGAGCGCTGGCTCGGGGTGGACGACCAGGGCAAGCGCACGCCCTGGCGTCGCAACCGCCGGCTCGCCAACCTGTTCGCCGAACAGGGCTTGTTCCTTCTGCGCCGACGCTAG
- a CDS encoding nucleoside 2-deoxyribosyltransferase: MSQSGGTLLDAGSGPRLRPRVYLAGPEVFLPDALEVLAAKKRICLPLGLEPVAPLIDTPPPPAATARARAFAIAAGNEALIRSCVAVIANLSPFRGVSADVGTVYEVGLARGLGLALFAYTCDPRDYAARVLADPDGLDIEDFGLSDNLMIEGGIAGAGGTFLRVSAPSADPWRDLGTFTACARAAAAALAARPR, encoded by the coding sequence CTGAGCCAATCGGGAGGGACCCTGCTCGACGCCGGCTCAGGACCCCGTCTCCGCCCGCGTGTCTATCTCGCGGGGCCTGAAGTGTTCCTGCCCGACGCGCTCGAAGTGCTCGCCGCCAAGAAACGAATCTGCCTGCCGCTCGGGCTCGAGCCGGTGGCGCCCTTGATCGATACCCCGCCGCCCCCGGCCGCGACAGCCCGCGCCCGGGCCTTCGCCATCGCCGCCGGCAACGAGGCGCTGATCCGGTCCTGCGTGGCGGTGATCGCCAACCTCTCCCCGTTCCGCGGTGTGTCAGCCGATGTCGGAACGGTCTACGAGGTCGGGCTCGCGCGCGGGCTCGGCCTCGCCCTGTTCGCCTATACCTGCGACCCGCGCGACTACGCCGCCCGCGTGCTCGCCGATCCGGACGGGCTCGACATCGAGGATTTCGGCCTCTCCGACAATCTGATGATCGAGGGCGGCATCGCCGGGGCGGGCGGCACCTTCCTGCGCGTCTCCGCCCCTTCGGCCGACCCCTGGCGCGACCTCGGCACGTTCACGGCCTGCGCCCGCGCCGCCGCCGCCGCGCTCGCGGCACGGCCACGCTGA